In Parus major isolate Abel chromosome 3, Parus_major1.1, whole genome shotgun sequence, the following are encoded in one genomic region:
- the MAP3K7 gene encoding mitogen-activated protein kinase kinase kinase 7 isoform X5, producing the protein MMQPLAPCPNSKESMAVFEQHCKMAQEYMKVQTEIALLLQRKQELIAELDQDEKDQQNTSRLVQEHKKLLDENKSLSTYYQQCKKQLEVIRNQQQKRPGTS; encoded by the exons ATGATGCAG cctCTAGCACCATGCCCAAACTCCAAAGAATCCATGGCTGTGTTTGAACAGCACTGCAAAATGGCACAAGAATATATGAAAGTTCAGACAGAAATCGCATTGCTGTTGCAGAGGAA acaagAACTAATAGCAGAACTGGACCAGGATGAAAAAGACCAGCAAAACACATCCCGTCTTGTACAAGAACATAAAAAGCTGTTAGATGAAAACAAAAGTCTCTCAACATACTATCAGCAATGCAAAAAACAATTAGAGGTCATCAGAAATCAGCAACAGAAGCGGCCAGGCACATCATGA